The Desulfovibrio sp. sequence GGGAATCCGGGCGGACCGAAGAAGTGGATGCTGGCAGGCGCGCAGCTTCACAAGGCCTTGAGCCTGGAGGTGGCGCGAACATGGCCGGGAAACTTTTCAAACATGGCAGGTCTTGTTGCGTGGTTTACGCGCAACATGTTGCGGACCACGCACGATGCGTGGACGTCGGCAGCGTGAGATTTAGGCGCTCAGGGCCAGGTTGCCGCCTTGGCGTTTGGCGGCAAGCAGGGCCTTGTCCGCCGCCTCCAGTAGTTCCGAGGGCGAGGCCGGGTTCTGGGGGTCGAACTGGGCGAAGCCGATGCTCGCGGTAACGCACAGGGGAGTGGTGGACGTCTCCCGGCAGGATGCGAGAACCCTCTCCAGAATTCGCCTGGCCACGCTGGCCGCTTCTGAACTGTCGGCACCCGAGAGCAGGATGGCGAACTCGTCGCCGCCCATGCGCCCCACAAGATCTTCTTCCCGCACCAGGGATTTGGCGGCATTGGCAACGGTTCTGAGCACCAGGTCGCCCGTGGGATGTCCGTGCAGGTCGTTTATGGATTTGAACTTGTCCACGTCCATGTACAGCACGGAGTATATCCGGTGCCCTCGATTGACCTTGGCGGAGAATTCTTCGAACTTCTCCATGAATCCTCTGCGGTTGAACACCCCTGTCAATTCGTCCTCGGTGGCTTCGGCCATGAGCCTCTGCTCGGTGTTGCGTTGCGCGGTCACGTCGTGGAGAAAGGCCAGGAGCGCTCCATGGCCGTCCCATTCGATGCCGACGATATTAGCCTGCACCACCAGGGCCTCGCCTGTGGCGGTGACCGCCCTGAATTCGATGGATTGGGGATCGCCAAGGTGTTTCATGGCTGCGCTGGTTCCGGCCGCGACCCGTTCCATGTCGCCAGGGTGGACGAAATCCGAAAAACTGGCTTCCTGGATGTCGTGTTCGCTCAAACCCGTGAGTTCCAGGAGCTTCGCATTGTGGAGAAGGTAGAGGTTGTTCTGCAGCACGGCGATGGGTTCGCTGGCGTTGTGAACGAGCTGCCTGTAGCGTTTTTCACTGCGCATCAGCGCCACTTCTATGGCTTTGCGGTGCTGGATCTCGTCATGGGCGGTTTGAAGCTCCACTCTCAGCTCGGAAACCTCCTCCAGAATCGCAAAGATTGGCCGGTGGGGCATGGAAACCCCTGCCAGGCTGTTCTGCCAGCTCAGGTAGGCCCACAGGATGGGGGCGGCAAAAACAGTGATCATCA is a genomic window containing:
- a CDS encoding diguanylate cyclase, which translates into the protein MNAWILVVEAFTVYGLVLWAHSLRHRFGLAFFYALLGGLTAIMSWVTDANVVVTFGDLTFLVGSTVFYTSLLLGVFVVYVFDGPRATRVAILTVVGVSAMVPIISLVLHIQTRISTTVPLAHVPIPSLRINIASVLTTLADLVFLAISWEYLHGRLRSIPLAAKAFLALLGVMWLDVVLFNTGAFLGQSDYMSIMSGTLLSRLMITVFAAPILWAYLSWQNSLAGVSMPHRPIFAILEEVSELRVELQTAHDEIQHRKAIEVALMRSEKRYRQLVHNASEPIAVLQNNLYLLHNAKLLELTGLSEHDIQEASFSDFVHPGDMERVAAGTSAAMKHLGDPQSIEFRAVTATGEALVVQANIVGIEWDGHGALLAFLHDVTAQRNTEQRLMAEATEDELTGVFNRRGFMEKFEEFSAKVNRGHRIYSVLYMDVDKFKSINDLHGHPTGDLVLRTVANAAKSLVREEDLVGRMGGDEFAILLSGADSSEAASVARRILERVLASCRETSTTPLCVTASIGFAQFDPQNPASPSELLEAADKALLAAKRQGGNLALSA